From Aurantimicrobium sp. INA4, one genomic window encodes:
- a CDS encoding gamma-aminobutyraldehyde dehydrogenase, whose amino-acid sequence MSAHTFTNFVNGKFVESSSDERLEILNPATEEVYATSPVSNEKDVADAYSAAATAFESWGETTPSERSLALFRIADAMEARAREFAEVESKDTGKPLETLVEYEIMPSVDQIRFFATAARHLEGKSAGEYMADHTSMIRREPIGVIGQVTPWNYPLNMAVWKFAPAIAAGNTIVLKPSDTTPASTMLLAEMASEFLPAGVFNAVMGNRDTGKAMVENKIPQMISITGSVRAGMEVAKSAATDLKRVHLELGGKAPVIVFDDADIPSAVEGIVGAGYFNAGQDCTAATRLLVQEGIYNEFMAELVKYARANAITGSPLDPTTMFGPVNNVNQLAQVQGFIERLPDNAVIELGGQRQGDQGYFHEATIISGLKQTDEAIQNEIFGPVMTVQKFTDEAQALTWANDVNYALASSVWTQNHGRAMRMAKKLDFGCVWINTHIPIVAEMPHGGFKHSGYGKDLSGYGFDDYTRIKHVMSYIGD is encoded by the coding sequence ATGAGTGCACACACTTTCACCAACTTTGTTAATGGCAAATTCGTCGAATCTAGCTCTGATGAGCGACTAGAGATTCTGAACCCGGCTACCGAAGAGGTTTATGCAACCAGCCCGGTCTCTAATGAGAAGGATGTTGCCGACGCTTACAGCGCCGCGGCAACCGCTTTCGAAAGCTGGGGCGAGACCACCCCGAGCGAGCGTTCGCTTGCGCTGTTCCGAATCGCGGATGCCATGGAAGCTCGCGCACGTGAGTTCGCCGAGGTCGAGTCCAAGGACACCGGTAAGCCACTCGAGACGCTCGTGGAATACGAGATCATGCCTTCGGTTGACCAGATTCGTTTCTTTGCCACCGCAGCCCGCCACCTCGAAGGCAAGTCCGCGGGCGAATACATGGCCGATCACACGTCCATGATTCGCCGTGAACCTATCGGTGTCATTGGTCAGGTCACGCCCTGGAACTACCCCCTCAACATGGCGGTGTGGAAGTTCGCTCCTGCTATTGCTGCCGGTAACACCATCGTGCTCAAGCCCTCTGACACCACTCCTGCCTCCACCATGCTGCTGGCGGAGATGGCCTCAGAATTTCTTCCCGCGGGTGTCTTCAACGCGGTGATGGGTAACCGTGACACTGGAAAAGCCATGGTGGAGAACAAGATTCCACAAATGATCTCCATTACCGGTTCTGTTCGTGCCGGTATGGAAGTAGCCAAGAGTGCAGCGACAGACCTCAAGCGCGTTCACCTAGAACTCGGCGGCAAGGCCCCTGTCATCGTCTTTGACGATGCCGATATCCCTTCAGCGGTCGAAGGAATTGTGGGTGCTGGTTACTTCAACGCTGGACAGGACTGCACAGCAGCAACTCGTTTGCTGGTGCAAGAAGGCATTTATAACGAGTTCATGGCAGAGCTGGTCAAATATGCACGTGCTAACGCGATCACCGGTTCACCTCTTGACCCCACCACCATGTTTGGACCGGTCAATAATGTGAACCAGCTTGCTCAGGTTCAGGGTTTCATTGAGCGTTTGCCAGATAACGCTGTTATTGAATTAGGTGGTCAACGTCAGGGAGATCAGGGTTACTTCCATGAAGCAACCATCATTTCTGGGCTCAAGCAAACCGACGAGGCTATTCAGAACGAAATCTTCGGGCCCGTGATGACTGTGCAGAAGTTCACTGATGAAGCGCAGGCACTGACCTGGGCGAACGACGTGAACTACGCTCTAGCGTCCTCTGTGTGGACTCAAAACCACGGACGTGCGATGCGCATGGCAAAGAAGCTGGACTTTGGTTGCGTGTGGATCAACACTCACATCCCCATCGTTGCTGAAATGCCTCACGGTGGTTTCAAGCACTCCGGTTACGGCAAGGACCTCTCCGGATATGGCTTCGATGACTACACCCGCATCAAGCACGTGATGAGTTACATCGGAGACTAA
- a CDS encoding P-loop NTPase — protein MTNLSKAVREAAGSVIDPELRRSLAELGMIGAVSADNGLAQVEVRLTIAGCPAAQKIESDVRAAAASVRGVSHVEVNIQVMTAEQRAELLAHLRPGGPKQNPFGPGTLTRVIAVTSGKGGVGKSTLTANLAASLAHQGFRVGILDADVYGFSIPALMGLAPDGVAAKPTRLDDMIVPPVGHDVKVISIGMFVENANAAVAWRGPMLQRTITQFLTDVYFGDLDFLLLDLPPGTGDVAITVGQQLPNAEVLVVTTGQSAASEVAVRAGVVARQTGQRILGVVENMGPLVLPDGSALALFGQGGAEPVANDLSIGQDKPVEVLARIPLSLGLREGGDEGTPIVLTHPADPAAHAINELARVIAHSGPSRAGINLGISPA, from the coding sequence GTGACTAATCTCTCTAAAGCTGTTCGCGAAGCTGCGGGATCAGTCATTGATCCCGAGCTTCGTCGCAGCTTGGCAGAGTTGGGGATGATTGGTGCAGTTTCTGCTGACAATGGCCTAGCTCAGGTCGAAGTTCGCCTCACAATTGCTGGCTGCCCTGCAGCACAGAAAATCGAAAGCGATGTTCGTGCTGCCGCAGCCAGCGTGAGGGGGGTGTCCCACGTTGAAGTCAATATTCAAGTGATGACCGCTGAGCAGCGTGCTGAACTCCTCGCACACCTTCGTCCCGGTGGTCCCAAGCAGAACCCGTTCGGCCCTGGCACCCTCACCCGTGTCATTGCTGTCACCAGTGGAAAAGGTGGCGTGGGCAAATCAACCCTCACAGCGAATCTCGCTGCCTCCTTGGCACATCAAGGATTCCGCGTGGGAATCCTTGATGCTGATGTCTATGGTTTCTCGATTCCTGCTTTGATGGGGCTAGCTCCGGACGGTGTCGCCGCTAAGCCCACGCGACTTGATGACATGATTGTTCCCCCTGTTGGTCACGATGTGAAGGTCATCAGCATTGGCATGTTCGTGGAGAACGCTAATGCTGCTGTTGCGTGGCGCGGACCGATGTTGCAGCGCACCATTACGCAGTTCCTCACCGATGTTTACTTCGGCGACCTCGACTTCTTGTTGTTAGACCTGCCACCTGGAACCGGAGATGTGGCCATCACGGTCGGTCAGCAACTACCCAATGCCGAGGTGCTCGTGGTGACGACGGGGCAAAGTGCTGCAAGTGAGGTTGCCGTGCGTGCCGGCGTCGTGGCACGCCAGACAGGCCAACGCATCCTGGGTGTGGTGGAAAACATGGGCCCCCTGGTCTTGCCAGATGGTTCAGCTCTCGCTCTCTTTGGCCAAGGCGGCGCAGAACCAGTCGCGAACGACCTCAGTATTGGCCAAGACAAGCCGGTGGAAGTTCTGGCAAGAATTCCGCTGAGCTTGGGTTTGCGTGAAGGCGGAGATGAGGGGACACCTATTGTGCTTACTCACCCAGCAGACCCTGCCGCACACGCCATTAACGAGTTAGCCCGCGTGATTGCTCACAGCGGGCCATCTCGTGCAGGTATCAACCTGGGTATTTCACCGGCTTAG
- a CDS encoding Lrp/AsnC family transcriptional regulator: MNSKSRNAQLDEVSKAIIEQLQEDGRRSYAEIGKAVGLSEAAVRQRVQKLTDAGVMQVVAVTDPMQLGFYRQAMIGLRCSGDTRAIADQLAAMDSVDYVVLTAGSFDIMAEVVCESDDDLINLLNEQIRKLEGVVSTETFVYLKLHKQLYNWGTR; the protein is encoded by the coding sequence ATGAACTCTAAGTCACGTAATGCACAACTCGATGAGGTCTCCAAGGCCATCATCGAGCAGTTGCAGGAAGATGGACGCCGGTCTTATGCCGAAATCGGCAAGGCTGTTGGTCTTTCTGAAGCAGCTGTGCGCCAACGTGTCCAAAAGCTCACTGATGCTGGCGTCATGCAAGTTGTCGCCGTGACAGACCCCATGCAATTGGGGTTCTATCGTCAAGCAATGATTGGCTTGCGCTGCTCCGGGGACACCCGTGCAATTGCTGACCAATTAGCCGCCATGGATTCGGTTGATTATGTCGTTCTCACGGCAGGATCATTCGACATCATGGCTGAAGTTGTCTGCGAGTCAGATGATGATTTGATCAATCTTCTGAATGAGCAGATCCGAAAGCTTGAGGGCGTTGTTTCAACCGAGACATTCGTATACCTCAAGCTCCACAAACAGTTATACAACTGGGGAACGCGATAA
- a CDS encoding aspartate aminotransferase family protein, with product MPLFTSRKKTEAAHVAAPTAHVSADKPYTAPVYNNKDLQKKANDHLWMHFTRQSVMHENGVPIIVKGDGHMITDIQGKSYIDGLSGLFVVQAGHGRKRLAEAAAKQAEELAFFPIWSYAHPSAIELADRLADYAPGDLNKVFFSTGGGEAVETAFKLAKQYWKKMGKPTKHKVISRSVAYHGTPQGALSITGIPAMKEMFEPLVPSTFRVPNTNFYRAEQHGDDLYAFGQWAANRIEEMIEFEGPDTVAAVFLEPVQNSGGAFAPPPGYMQRVREICDKHDVLMVSDEVICAFGRIGEMFACNAYGYVPDMITCAKGMTSGYSPIGATIISDKIYEPFSKGTSYFPHGYTFAGHPVSAAVALENLNIFEEEKLNENVRTNSPLFRAELEKLLDIPIVGDVRGDGYFFAIELVKDKATKETFNDDESERLLRGFLSKALYDAGLFCRADDRGDPVVQLAPPLTIGPKEFAEMREILEGVLKEGARIV from the coding sequence ATGCCGTTATTCACATCACGGAAGAAAACAGAAGCAGCACACGTTGCTGCACCCACTGCGCATGTATCGGCAGATAAGCCATACACCGCACCGGTATACAACAACAAGGACCTTCAGAAGAAGGCCAATGATCACCTCTGGATGCACTTCACTCGTCAGTCAGTGATGCACGAGAACGGTGTACCCATCATCGTCAAGGGTGACGGTCACATGATCACTGACATCCAGGGCAAGAGCTACATCGACGGCCTCTCTGGTCTGTTCGTTGTTCAGGCTGGTCACGGACGCAAGCGCTTGGCTGAAGCTGCTGCGAAGCAGGCTGAAGAACTCGCCTTCTTCCCCATCTGGTCTTATGCACACCCTTCCGCGATTGAGCTTGCAGATCGCCTCGCTGACTATGCGCCAGGCGATTTGAACAAGGTCTTCTTCTCCACCGGTGGTGGTGAGGCAGTAGAGACTGCGTTCAAGCTTGCTAAGCAGTACTGGAAGAAGATGGGTAAGCCCACCAAGCACAAGGTGATTTCTCGCTCTGTTGCCTACCACGGAACACCTCAGGGTGCTCTCTCCATCACAGGTATCCCTGCGATGAAGGAAATGTTTGAGCCTTTGGTTCCTTCAACCTTCCGCGTGCCCAACACCAACTTCTACCGCGCTGAACAGCACGGTGATGACCTGTACGCATTCGGTCAGTGGGCAGCTAACCGCATTGAAGAAATGATCGAGTTCGAAGGTCCCGACACTGTTGCGGCTGTCTTCCTCGAGCCCGTGCAGAACTCCGGTGGTGCATTTGCTCCACCTCCCGGATACATGCAGCGTGTCCGCGAAATCTGCGACAAGCACGATGTGCTCATGGTTTCCGATGAGGTTATTTGTGCATTCGGTCGTATCGGTGAAATGTTTGCCTGCAACGCCTACGGTTATGTCCCCGACATGATCACCTGCGCAAAGGGTATGACCAGTGGTTACTCCCCTATCGGTGCAACCATCATCTCCGACAAGATTTATGAGCCCTTCTCCAAGGGAACCAGCTACTTCCCTCACGGTTACACCTTCGCAGGTCACCCCGTGTCAGCAGCTGTTGCTTTGGAAAACCTCAACATCTTCGAAGAAGAGAAGCTCAACGAGAACGTGCGCACCAACTCGCCACTATTCCGTGCTGAGCTCGAGAAGCTCTTGGACATCCCCATCGTCGGTGACGTTCGTGGTGACGGCTACTTCTTCGCAATCGAACTCGTCAAGGACAAGGCGACGAAGGAAACCTTCAACGACGACGAGTCCGAGCGCTTGCTCCGCGGATTCCTTTCCAAGGCCCTCTATGACGCAGGTCTGTTCTGTCGTGCAGATGACCGTGGAGACCCCGTTGTTCAGCTTGCACCACCGCTGACGATTGGCCCCAAGGAATTCGCTGAAATGCGTGAAATCCTTGAGGGTGTCCTCAAAGAGGGTGCTCGCATCGTCTAA
- a CDS encoding CBS domain-containing protein yields the protein MTGTRVFVARLTGSGVFDPAGDRLGRIRDVLVVYRKDNAPRVVGLLAELPGKRRVFISIGRVSSIGSGQVITTGPISDRKFEQRGGEVRLLAEFLGRKVTFNDGSGEGIIEDASIEETGPGEWEINQLFVRRPRQSGAPFAKGPTALVPWSLVTEKTNDGESQSAEALIASYSELRPADLATTLLDLPQERMLEVAEELPDDRLADVLEEMDESDQVEIMAQLDDERAADVLDEMEPDDAADLIAQLPEERGEHLLELMEPEEADDVRLLLSFGADTAGGLMTPEPIILSAESTVAEGLAMIRRNETAPALAAAVCITLPPYEAPTGRFLGMVHFQRMLRYPPHERLGALIDPGLEPISVDTPAPEVSRILASYNLVSVPVIDGNHRLVGVVTVDDVLDYLLPDDWRSHDDDETETTPNKRTPKKRPVKKSAAPAAKPASRGRRG from the coding sequence GTGACTGGAACACGAGTATTTGTTGCGCGCCTGACTGGTAGTGGCGTATTCGACCCCGCGGGTGACCGCCTGGGTCGCATTCGCGATGTCCTCGTGGTGTACCGCAAGGACAATGCTCCCCGCGTGGTTGGTCTGTTGGCAGAACTTCCCGGTAAGCGTCGTGTCTTTATCTCGATTGGTCGCGTATCTAGCATCGGCAGTGGACAGGTCATCACCACCGGCCCAATTTCTGACCGCAAGTTTGAACAGCGTGGTGGTGAAGTTCGCCTTCTGGCTGAATTCTTAGGCCGCAAGGTCACGTTCAACGACGGCTCCGGTGAAGGAATCATCGAGGATGCCTCGATTGAAGAAACCGGTCCAGGCGAGTGGGAAATCAACCAGCTCTTTGTTCGCCGTCCCCGTCAAAGCGGTGCCCCTTTTGCTAAGGGTCCCACGGCACTTGTTCCCTGGTCTCTTGTTACCGAGAAGACTAACGACGGTGAATCACAATCTGCTGAAGCGCTGATTGCGTCTTACTCAGAACTGCGCCCTGCCGACTTGGCAACAACGTTGCTGGATCTGCCCCAGGAGCGCATGCTCGAGGTTGCCGAAGAACTTCCAGATGACCGCCTTGCTGACGTCCTCGAAGAAATGGACGAGAGCGACCAGGTCGAAATCATGGCCCAACTCGACGACGAACGTGCTGCTGACGTTCTCGACGAGATGGAACCAGATGATGCTGCCGACCTCATTGCTCAACTACCTGAAGAGCGTGGTGAGCACCTCCTTGAGCTGATGGAGCCTGAGGAAGCTGATGACGTTCGTCTTCTGCTGAGCTTCGGTGCTGATACCGCTGGTGGTTTGATGACGCCTGAGCCCATCATTCTTTCGGCTGAGTCCACAGTTGCTGAAGGTTTGGCCATGATTCGCCGCAATGAGACTGCTCCTGCATTAGCAGCGGCAGTCTGCATCACGCTGCCTCCGTATGAAGCACCTACCGGTCGCTTCTTAGGAATGGTGCACTTCCAGCGCATGCTGCGTTATCCCCCACACGAGCGCCTCGGGGCTCTCATCGATCCAGGTCTTGAGCCCATTTCGGTAGATACTCCAGCGCCTGAAGTGTCACGTATTTTGGCCAGCTACAACCTGGTTTCTGTTCCAGTTATTGATGGAAACCACCGCCTTGTTGGTGTGGTCACCGTCGATGACGTTCTTGACTACCTGCTGCCAGATGACTGGCGTAGTCACGATGATGACGAAACAGAAACAACACCGAATAAACGCACGCCCAAAAAGCGTCCTGTAAAGAAGAGCGCTGCACCAGCAGCTAAGCCCGCAAGCCGAGGAAGGAGGGGCTGA
- a CDS encoding DUF1003 domain-containing protein gives MARFNRHDESFDSPKGFSALNPRPNRSRDRFGRFTEAIARGMGTPWFLLGLTIFAIVWMGFNTFAPPAWRFDSYAIGFTALTLILSLQASYAAPMILLAQNRQDDRDRVQFEQDRQRAERNLADTEYLAREVVALRLAMKDVATKDFIKAELRALLEELEKEEAPSSTKPVAKAPAKPAAKKASTKPAIRPASRSSN, from the coding sequence ATGGCACGATTCAACCGTCACGATGAAAGCTTCGACTCCCCCAAAGGCTTTAGCGCGCTCAACCCACGCCCCAACCGTTCTCGTGACCGTTTCGGGCGCTTCACTGAAGCAATCGCTCGCGGCATGGGTACGCCCTGGTTTCTGCTGGGTCTCACCATCTTTGCCATTGTTTGGATGGGCTTTAACACCTTTGCACCACCTGCATGGCGCTTTGACTCCTATGCCATCGGCTTCACCGCACTGACACTGATCCTGTCACTACAGGCTTCCTACGCAGCACCGATGATTCTGCTTGCACAGAACCGTCAGGATGACCGTGACCGGGTGCAGTTCGAGCAGGACCGTCAGCGTGCTGAGCGTAATCTTGCGGACACCGAATACCTTGCTCGCGAGGTTGTTGCTCTGCGTTTGGCGATGAAGGATGTAGCAACAAAGGACTTCATCAAAGCTGAGCTTCGAGCTCTTTTGGAAGAGCTGGAGAAGGAAGAAGCCCCTTCCTCCACCAAGCCTGTTGCCAAAGCTCCTGCTAAGCCTGCAGCCAAAAAGGCCTCAACTAAGCCAGCAATTCGTCCTGCTTCCCGCTCGTCCAACTAG